The proteins below come from a single Caenibius sp. WL genomic window:
- the rfbF gene encoding glucose-1-phosphate cytidylyltransferase codes for MRTVILAGGLGTRLGEETAVRPKPMVEIGGMPILWHIMKIYSAAGLNDFVICLGYKGYLIKEFFANYFLHTSDVTIDLRNGNGMEVHQARSEPWRITLVETGPETMTGGRLGAIRPYLEPGEPFCFTYGDGVADIDIAALVDFHKRHGQRATITAVAPPGRFGALEFDRQRVIDFREKPAGDGGMINGGFFVADPSVLDLVEGPDTVWESGPLERLARGGELMGYRHDGFWQPMDTLRDKNYLEDLWAMGKAPWKCW; via the coding sequence AACCGTAATTCTGGCCGGGGGGCTCGGCACCCGGCTCGGCGAGGAAACCGCCGTTCGTCCCAAGCCGATGGTGGAAATCGGCGGCATGCCGATCCTGTGGCATATCATGAAAATCTATTCGGCCGCCGGGCTCAACGATTTCGTGATCTGCCTCGGCTACAAGGGGTATCTGATCAAGGAATTCTTCGCGAACTACTTCCTCCACACCTCCGACGTGACGATCGACCTGCGCAACGGCAACGGGATGGAAGTCCATCAGGCGCGCAGCGAACCGTGGCGGATCACGCTGGTCGAAACCGGCCCTGAAACGATGACCGGCGGGCGGCTGGGCGCGATCCGGCCCTATCTCGAACCGGGGGAGCCGTTCTGCTTCACATATGGCGACGGGGTGGCCGATATCGATATCGCCGCGCTGGTGGACTTCCACAAGAGGCATGGGCAGCGTGCCACGATCACCGCCGTGGCCCCGCCGGGCCGCTTCGGCGCGCTGGAATTCGACCGGCAGCGCGTGATCGATTTTCGCGAAAAGCCTGCTGGCGACGGTGGGATGATTAACGGCGGGTTCTTCGTCGCCGATCCTTCGGTGCTCGATCTGGTGGAAGGACCGGACACCGTGTGGGAAAGCGGGCCGCTGGAACGGCTGGCGCGCGGGGGCGAACTCATGGGCTATCGCCACGATGGCTTCTGGCAGCCGATGGATACCCTGCGCGACAAGAACTATCTCGAAGACCTGTGGGCCATGGGCAAGGCGCCGTGGAAATGCTGGTGA
- the rfbG gene encoding CDP-glucose 4,6-dehydratase, with protein sequence MSAPWAGRRVLVTGHTGFKGSWLALWLHTMGAKVTGYALPAPTEPSLFAAARLAELIDHHEGDVRDCGALCALVERVRPDVIFHLAAQPLVRLSYAEPVETYATNVMGTVHVLEAARRAGGVRAIVCVTSDKCYENREWVWPYRESDPMGGHDPYSSSKGCAEIVAAAWRRSYFMDGGPALATVRAGNVIGGGDWAQDRLVPDLVRAFEAGIAPLIRSPDAVRPWQHVLEALGGYLRIAERLLDGERTFADAWNFGPADEDARPVSWIVERMRAAWGGDAGAAVPDTRPRPHEAGLLRLDCSRARAALGWRPALTLDQALGWIVDWHKAVGAGEDARAVTRRQIAAYAALSGAGITRAA encoded by the coding sequence GTGAGCGCGCCTTGGGCCGGGCGCCGCGTTCTCGTCACCGGGCACACCGGGTTCAAGGGGAGCTGGCTGGCACTATGGCTCCATACCATGGGGGCGAAAGTCACCGGCTATGCCTTGCCCGCGCCGACCGAGCCGAGCCTGTTCGCAGCCGCGCGGTTGGCGGAACTGATCGATCATCACGAAGGCGATGTGCGCGATTGCGGCGCTCTGTGCGCACTGGTGGAACGGGTGCGGCCGGACGTGATTTTCCATCTCGCCGCGCAGCCGCTGGTGCGCCTGTCCTATGCCGAGCCGGTGGAAACCTACGCCACCAATGTCATGGGCACGGTGCATGTGCTGGAAGCGGCGCGGCGGGCCGGGGGCGTGCGGGCGATCGTCTGCGTCACCAGCGACAAATGCTATGAGAACCGCGAATGGGTCTGGCCCTATCGCGAAAGCGATCCGATGGGCGGGCACGATCCCTACAGCAGCAGCAAAGGCTGCGCGGAAATCGTCGCGGCGGCGTGGCGCCGTTCGTATTTCATGGATGGCGGCCCTGCGCTGGCGACCGTGCGCGCGGGCAATGTGATCGGCGGCGGGGATTGGGCGCAGGACCGGCTGGTGCCCGATCTCGTCCGCGCGTTCGAGGCCGGCATTGCTCCGCTGATCCGCTCCCCCGATGCGGTGCGCCCGTGGCAGCATGTGCTGGAAGCGCTGGGCGGCTATCTACGGATTGCCGAACGCCTGCTGGATGGCGAGCGGACTTTCGCCGATGCATGGAATTTCGGCCCGGCGGACGAGGATGCGCGGCCCGTGTCATGGATCGTGGAACGGATGCGCGCGGCCTGGGGCGGCGATGCCGGGGCGGCCGTGCCGGATACGAGGCCGCGCCCGCATGAGGCGGGATTGCTGCGGCTCGACTGTTCCAGGGCGCGCGCGGCGCTCGGCTGGCGTCCGGCGCTGACGCTCGATCAGGCGCTCGGCTGGATCGTGGATTGGCACAAGGCTGTCGGCGCGGGCGAGGATGCGCGCGCGGTGACGCGGCGGCAGATCGCGGCCTATGCTGCGCTTTCCGGGGCAGGGATCACCCGCGCGGCCTGA
- a CDS encoding GtrA family protein, protein MTTLARKSERPLRFLVAGGINTALGLAFYPLLLWAVPWLRTHYMVALAVAQAVCLCFAFTLHKLAVFRTRGNVLREFAHFASFYLFNYAVNWATLPLLVEGAEVPPAVAQTGFTLALIVGSYFWHSRVTFRPRG, encoded by the coding sequence ATGACAACGCTGGCCCGCAAGAGCGAGCGCCCGCTGCGCTTCCTCGTCGCGGGCGGGATCAACACCGCGCTGGGCCTGGCGTTCTATCCGCTGCTGCTGTGGGCCGTGCCGTGGCTGCGCACGCATTACATGGTCGCGCTCGCCGTGGCGCAAGCGGTGTGCCTGTGCTTCGCGTTCACGCTGCACAAGCTCGCCGTGTTCCGCACGCGCGGCAACGTGCTGCGCGAATTCGCCCATTTCGCCAGCTTCTACCTGTTCAACTATGCGGTGAACTGGGCCACGCTGCCGCTGCTGGTGGAAGGGGCCGAAGTGCCGCCCGCCGTGGCGCAGACGGGGTTCACTCTGGCGCTGATCGTCGGCAGCTATTTCTGGCACAGCCGGGTGACATTCAGGCCGCGCGGGTGA
- a CDS encoding thiamine pyrophosphate-binding protein — protein MSLVKLSDWIAATLAQRGIRDVFMLTGGGAMHLNHSLGTHPALTTTFTHHEQALAMAAEAYYRLTNRLAVVNVTSGPGGTNAITGVYGAWVDSIGMVVISGQVKTETTVRHTGLPLRQFGDQELDIEELVRPITKYAAMVTDPRTIRYHLEKALYLAGSGRPGPVWLDIPLDVQAAKIDPDDLLPGFDPAELDEPWRHTDCSMVAGDILARIARTERPVVFAGGGVRLSGAHAQFLALIDKLGVPVVTGWNAHDALWNDHPLYCGRPGTVGDRGGNMVTQSADLLLILGSRLNIRQVSYNWASFAREAFKIWVDIDPLELRKPTVTPDWPVVADLKDLIPALLAQPYPGPGAAHREWLDWSRERNRRFPAVLPEYRDHGPLIHPYAAMDALFDALDEDDIVVTGNGSACVVSFQAARLRRGQRLWTNSGCATMGYDLPAAIGAHVASKGQRRVIAIAGDGSIMMNLQEMQTIAGYGMPIKVFLINNSGYVSIFQTHRNFFNGVEVGGGPKSNVTFPDFSGIAAAFGFAYRRAGSHGELAGAIAETLAHDGPVLCELMVDEHVAFAPKLGAKQHPDGRITSPALEDLSPFLPREVLRDNMRIALLEEE, from the coding sequence ATGAGCCTTGTAAAACTTTCCGACTGGATCGCCGCAACTCTTGCGCAGCGCGGCATCCGCGATGTCTTCATGCTGACGGGCGGCGGGGCGATGCATCTCAACCATTCGCTCGGCACGCATCCCGCGCTCACAACCACGTTCACGCATCACGAACAGGCGCTCGCCATGGCGGCGGAGGCTTATTATCGCCTCACCAACCGGCTGGCGGTGGTCAATGTCACATCCGGCCCCGGGGGCACCAATGCGATCACCGGCGTCTATGGCGCATGGGTCGATTCCATCGGCATGGTGGTAATTTCGGGGCAGGTGAAGACCGAAACCACCGTGCGCCACACCGGCCTGCCGCTGCGCCAGTTCGGCGATCAGGAATTGGATATCGAGGAACTGGTCCGCCCGATCACCAAATATGCCGCGATGGTGACCGATCCCCGCACGATCCGCTACCACCTCGAAAAGGCGCTGTACCTCGCCGGCAGCGGGCGGCCCGGCCCGGTCTGGCTCGATATCCCGCTCGACGTGCAGGCCGCGAAGATCGATCCCGATGATCTGCTGCCCGGCTTCGATCCGGCGGAACTGGACGAACCGTGGCGGCATACCGATTGCAGCATGGTTGCAGGCGATATTCTGGCCCGGATCGCCCGCACCGAACGGCCGGTGGTGTTCGCCGGAGGCGGGGTGCGGCTATCGGGCGCGCATGCGCAATTCCTCGCGCTGATCGACAAGCTCGGCGTGCCCGTCGTCACCGGATGGAACGCGCACGATGCGCTGTGGAACGATCACCCGCTCTATTGCGGGCGGCCCGGCACCGTGGGCGACCGCGGCGGCAACATGGTGACGCAAAGCGCCGATCTGCTGCTGATCCTCGGCAGCCGCCTCAACATCCGCCAGGTCAGCTACAACTGGGCCAGCTTCGCCCGCGAAGCGTTCAAGATCTGGGTCGATATCGATCCGCTGGAACTGCGCAAGCCCACGGTTACGCCCGATTGGCCCGTGGTGGCGGATTTGAAGGACCTGATCCCCGCACTGCTGGCGCAACCCTATCCGGGGCCCGGCGCCGCGCATCGCGAATGGCTGGACTGGTCGCGCGAACGCAATCGCCGCTTCCCCGCCGTGCTGCCCGAATACCGGGACCATGGCCCGCTGATCCACCCCTATGCCGCGATGGACGCCCTGTTCGACGCGCTGGACGAGGATGATATCGTCGTCACCGGCAACGGCAGCGCCTGCGTGGTCAGCTTCCAGGCGGCGCGGCTCCGGCGTGGGCAGCGGCTGTGGACCAATTCGGGCTGCGCGACGATGGGCTACGATCTGCCCGCCGCCATCGGCGCCCATGTCGCCAGCAAAGGCCAGCGGCGCGTGATCGCCATCGCGGGCGACGGTTCGATCATGATGAACCTGCAGGAAATGCAGACCATCGCGGGCTACGGCATGCCGATCAAGGTCTTCCTCATCAACAACAGCGGCTATGTCTCGATCTTCCAGACCCACCGCAATTTCTTCAACGGGGTGGAAGTCGGCGGCGGCCCAAAAAGCAACGTTACTTTTCCCGATTTCAGCGGCATCGCGGCGGCGTTCGGATTCGCCTATCGCCGCGCCGGATCGCACGGCGAACTGGCCGGCGCGATTGCGGAAACGCTGGCCCACGATGGCCCGGTGTTATGCGAACTGATGGTCGACGAACACGTGGCTTTCGCCCCCAAGCTGGGCGCGAAGCAGCATCCCGATGGCCGCATCACCTCCCCCGCGCTGGAAGACCTGTCCCCCTTCCTCCCGCGCGAGGTGCTGCGCGACAACATGCGCATCGCCTTGCTGGAGGAGGAATGA
- a CDS encoding NAD-dependent epimerase/dehydratase family protein, whose translation MIPPADLAAMDAALAPLWPRLDGARLFVTGGTGFIGRWMLEALARAPIAVEAVLLSRDPARFAAQAPHLARRFHLIAGDIARFTPPPGPFTHVIHGAADASAALNAHDPLCMFTTIVDGTRRMLDCARGWQAGRIMFMSSGAVYGAQPPDVPHVPETWPGAPDPRDPQSAYGEGKRAAEMLCAIYGRQFGLDVVTTRIFALLGPLLSLDIHFAAGNFIRDAMAGRTIRVESAGTAVRSYLYAADLAVWMWTALIAGRAGAAYNVGSEEAVSIADLARLTARVLGAPEVEILGRPDPGWNPGRYVPSTALIRRELGVRPTVALDEAIRRTAFSHGFSHG comes from the coding sequence ATGATCCCGCCTGCCGACCTTGCCGCAATGGACGCGGCGCTCGCCCCGCTATGGCCGCGTCTCGATGGCGCGCGGCTGTTCGTGACCGGGGGCACCGGCTTCATTGGCCGCTGGATGCTGGAAGCGCTGGCCCGCGCGCCGATTGCGGTGGAGGCCGTGCTGCTCAGCCGCGACCCCGCGCGGTTCGCGGCACAGGCGCCGCATCTGGCGCGGCGTTTCCATCTGATCGCGGGCGACATCGCCCGCTTCACACCGCCGCCGGGCCCCTTCACGCATGTGATTCACGGCGCGGCCGATGCCAGCGCGGCATTGAACGCACACGATCCGCTCTGCATGTTCACCACGATTGTCGATGGCACCCGCCGGATGCTCGATTGCGCGCGCGGCTGGCAGGCGGGGCGGATCATGTTCATGAGTTCGGGCGCGGTTTACGGCGCACAGCCACCCGATGTGCCCCATGTGCCCGAAACATGGCCCGGCGCGCCCGATCCGCGCGATCCGCAATCGGCCTATGGCGAAGGCAAGCGCGCGGCGGAAATGCTCTGCGCGATTTACGGCAGGCAGTTTGGGCTGGATGTGGTCACCACCCGAATTTTCGCGCTGCTGGGGCCGCTGCTGTCGCTCGATATCCATTTCGCCGCCGGAAACTTCATCCGCGATGCCATGGCCGGCCGCACGATCCGGGTGGAAAGCGCGGGCACCGCCGTGCGGTCCTACCTCTATGCCGCCGATCTCGCGGTGTGGATGTGGACCGCGCTGATCGCGGGCCGCGCGGGCGCCGCCTACAATGTCGGATCGGAGGAGGCGGTTTCGATTGCCGATCTCGCCCGGCTGACCGCCCGCGTGCTCGGCGCGCCGGAGGTGGAAATCCTCGGCCGCCCCGATCCCGGCTGGAACCCCGGCCGCTATGTCCCTTCCACCGCGCTGATCCGGCGGGAACTGGGCGTGCGGCCCACTGTCGCGCTGGATGAAGCGATCCGGCGCACCGCCTTTTCCCACGGCTTCTCCCACGGATAA
- a CDS encoding glycosyltransferase family 2 protein: MSAISPRPELSIVIPCYNEEDNVRAICAAVTEQAERCAASHEIILIDNGSTDRTRALIREVCAADPRIRAIFNTRNFGQMRSPTYGIYQASGAAVIGMCADFQDPPAMIGEFVRRWREGAPIVLAQRRSEKTALPVAITRDLGYAFLNRFGDYPVLPGVTGFGLYSREVVDTLARWNEPEPFFRGMLVESGYPIALIPFDRPQRAAGDSKNTFASLFSFALSGVASSGKNLLRLPVILAAWTGLAALLLAGGTLAALLLGGPAWPLLGLTILTGMFAVMLLFLGLIGEQTRILSERCRHVPLVIEAERINFSPSPHAAPYQP; the protein is encoded by the coding sequence ATGAGCGCGATAAGCCCCCGGCCCGAACTCTCCATCGTCATCCCGTGTTATAACGAGGAGGACAACGTCCGCGCGATCTGCGCCGCTGTCACCGAACAGGCCGAACGCTGCGCCGCTTCGCACGAGATCATCCTGATCGACAACGGATCGACCGACCGCACCCGCGCGCTGATCCGCGAAGTCTGCGCCGCCGACCCGCGTATCCGGGCGATTTTCAACACCCGCAATTTCGGGCAGATGCGTTCGCCCACTTACGGCATCTATCAGGCGAGCGGCGCGGCCGTGATCGGCATGTGCGCCGATTTCCAGGACCCGCCCGCGATGATCGGCGAATTCGTCCGCCGCTGGCGCGAAGGCGCGCCGATCGTGCTGGCGCAGCGGCGCAGCGAGAAGACCGCCCTGCCCGTCGCGATCACGCGCGATCTCGGCTATGCCTTCCTCAACCGCTTCGGCGACTATCCGGTGCTGCCCGGCGTCACCGGTTTCGGCCTCTACAGCCGGGAAGTGGTGGACACCCTTGCCCGCTGGAACGAGCCTGAACCGTTCTTCCGCGGGATGCTGGTGGAAAGCGGATACCCCATCGCGCTGATCCCGTTCGACCGGCCCCAACGGGCTGCGGGCGACAGCAAGAACACCTTTGCCAGCCTGTTTTCCTTCGCGTTGTCCGGGGTCGCGTCCTCGGGCAAGAACCTGCTGCGGCTGCCGGTGATCCTCGCCGCGTGGACCGGGCTTGCCGCGCTGCTGCTCGCCGGTGGCACGCTTGCCGCGCTGCTGCTCGGCGGACCGGCCTGGCCCTTGCTGGGCCTGACGATCCTGACCGGCATGTTCGCCGTCATGCTGCTGTTTCTCGGCCTGATCGGCGAACAGACGCGTATCCTTTCCGAACGCTGCCGCCATGTGCCGCTGGTGATCGAGGCGGAACGGATCAACTTCTCCCCCTCCCCCCACGCCGCGCCGTACCAGCCATGA
- a CDS encoding SLBB domain-containing protein: MNPLLRFAFSGSVLALALAPAVAAAQLAPPVAATGSVDSRDSRTAGPAAAATQVAIPDTPSNIYQPPVLAGAPAEAADDAPSPATPAPVAIKPPPPFSEYESFVTRVAGKPIRRFGYELLLPDARDFTAPATTAIPTDYRINPGDEILLGLSGSVQSSDLRLKVDREGRIFVPRIGAVMVGGVRYGDLHGVIAREVSRQYRNFQLDVTVARLHGITVYITGFATTPGSYTLSSLSTLTNAVLAAGGPSTGGSFRSIQVRRGGKLVSDFDLYDLLLKGDRSGDIALQNGDVLYIAPAGEQVAVLGSVNREAIFEAAPGETLNDAILYAGGISTVADASRLMLLDSLGQTDGGWQEISAGDARVRKIRRGDVIRVLTNMAIAHPQQGQSVLVTISGEVARPGRYYFRPGTPLSEVVARAGGLTAEAFPYASVITRESVKQQQQHSYDRALRDAELLLTAQPVTSVRRAEMVRPENLTLVRAIVAQLRERKPDGRLIFDLPVTSRELPGDLVLENNDTIHVPPRPVTVGVFGAVPSPASFAYRDGRTIREFVEAAGGIQRMGDKKEIFVVRANGTVLAKGGRALGQKALPGDLIYVPINANRGEFWARLRDITGSLFGGLIGAASIKALIE, encoded by the coding sequence ATGAATCCCCTGCTCCGTTTCGCCTTCTCGGGGAGCGTTCTGGCGCTCGCTCTGGCGCCGGCTGTCGCCGCTGCCCAACTGGCCCCGCCGGTCGCCGCCACCGGCAGTGTCGACAGCCGCGACAGCCGGACCGCCGGCCCCGCCGCCGCCGCGACACAGGTGGCCATTCCCGATACGCCGTCGAACATCTACCAGCCGCCGGTGCTTGCCGGCGCGCCGGCCGAGGCGGCCGACGATGCACCGTCCCCCGCCACCCCGGCGCCCGTGGCGATCAAGCCGCCGCCGCCGTTCAGCGAATACGAAAGCTTCGTCACCCGTGTGGCAGGCAAGCCGATCCGCCGCTTCGGCTACGAACTGCTGCTGCCCGATGCACGCGATTTCACCGCACCGGCGACCACCGCGATTCCCACCGACTATCGCATCAATCCGGGGGATGAGATCCTGCTCGGCCTGTCGGGTTCGGTGCAATCGTCCGACCTGCGCCTGAAAGTCGACCGCGAGGGGCGCATTTTCGTGCCGCGCATCGGCGCGGTGATGGTGGGCGGTGTGCGCTATGGCGATCTGCACGGCGTGATCGCGCGCGAAGTCTCCCGGCAGTACCGCAATTTCCAGCTCGACGTGACCGTGGCCCGGCTGCATGGGATCACCGTCTATATCACCGGATTCGCCACCACGCCCGGTTCCTACACACTCAGCAGCCTGTCCACGCTGACCAATGCCGTGCTGGCGGCGGGCGGCCCGTCCACCGGCGGCAGTTTCCGTTCGATCCAGGTGCGCCGCGGCGGCAAACTGGTGTCCGACTTCGACCTTTACGACCTGCTGCTGAAAGGCGACCGCAGCGGCGATATCGCGCTGCAGAACGGCGATGTCCTCTATATCGCTCCGGCGGGCGAACAGGTGGCGGTGCTCGGCAGCGTCAACCGCGAGGCGATTTTCGAAGCCGCCCCGGGCGAGACGCTGAACGACGCCATCCTTTATGCCGGGGGCATCAGCACGGTGGCGGACGCCAGCCGCCTGATGCTGCTCGACTCGCTGGGCCAGACCGACGGCGGCTGGCAGGAAATCAGCGCCGGGGACGCGCGGGTGCGCAAGATTCGGCGGGGCGATGTGATCCGGGTGCTGACCAACATGGCCATCGCCCATCCGCAGCAGGGGCAATCGGTGCTGGTGACGATCAGCGGCGAAGTGGCCCGGCCGGGCCGCTACTATTTCCGCCCCGGCACACCCCTGTCCGAAGTGGTCGCCAGGGCCGGCGGCCTCACGGCCGAGGCCTTCCCCTATGCCAGCGTCATCACCCGCGAAAGCGTGAAGCAACAGCAACAGCACAGTTATGATCGCGCCTTGCGCGATGCCGAACTGCTGCTGACCGCGCAGCCGGTCACATCCGTCCGCCGCGCGGAAATGGTCCGCCCGGAAAACCTCACGCTTGTCCGCGCGATCGTCGCCCAGTTGCGCGAACGCAAGCCCGATGGGCGGCTGATATTCGATCTGCCGGTCACGTCCCGCGAATTGCCCGGCGATCTGGTTCTGGAAAACAACGACACGATCCATGTGCCGCCGCGCCCGGTGACGGTGGGCGTGTTCGGCGCGGTGCCCAGCCCGGCCTCGTTCGCCTATCGCGACGGGCGCACGATCCGCGAATTCGTCGAAGCGGCAGGCGGGATACAGCGCATGGGCGACAAGAAGGAAATCTTCGTCGTGCGCGCCAACGGCACCGTGCTGGCCAAAGGCGGGCGGGCGCTGGGGCAGAAGGCTCTGCCCGGCGATCTGATCTATGTCCCGATCAACGCCAATCGCGGCGAATTCTGGGCCCGCCTGCGCGATATCACCGGGTCGCTGTTCGGCGGGCTGATCGGCGCGGCCTCGATCAAGGCGCTGATCGAATGA
- a CDS encoding inositol monophosphatase family protein: MREVAEDVVRPRFCMLGADDIAEKSPGEIVTCVDHEAEIRLQDRLAGLGLGARIVGEEAASRDPRLLDDLDRGLVWLIDPLDGTANFAAGRRPFGMMVALVADGTVQEGWLLDPLSGRLCHARRGQGATCDRLPVRAAGTGLFPPRATLGTQFLSAGRRARVLEGARALAVVPIPRCAAESYARLVLGEDDIALYQRILPWDHAAGVLFLEEAGGRATHWDGSPFRIGSPGVGVLAAASPALWDIAAAALLTPATGLARMENAVL; the protein is encoded by the coding sequence ATGCGCGAGGTCGCCGAGGATGTGGTGCGGCCCCGCTTCTGCATGCTTGGCGCGGACGATATCGCCGAGAAGAGTCCCGGCGAAATCGTCACCTGCGTCGATCATGAAGCGGAAATCAGGCTGCAGGATCGCCTGGCCGGATTGGGCCTTGGCGCGCGGATCGTCGGAGAAGAAGCGGCATCGAGGGATCCGCGACTGCTCGACGATCTGGACCGTGGATTGGTTTGGCTGATCGACCCGCTCGACGGCACAGCCAATTTCGCGGCGGGGCGCCGCCCGTTCGGCATGATGGTCGCGCTGGTCGCGGATGGCACGGTGCAGGAAGGATGGCTTCTCGATCCCCTGTCCGGCCGCCTGTGCCACGCGCGGCGCGGCCAAGGCGCAACGTGTGACAGGCTTCCGGTTCGCGCAGCGGGAACCGGGCTGTTTCCTCCCCGGGCTACGCTCGGCACACAATTCCTGTCAGCCGGACGGCGGGCGCGCGTTCTTGAGGGAGCACGCGCGCTCGCCGTCGTTCCTATCCCGCGCTGCGCGGCGGAAAGTTATGCCCGCCTCGTGCTGGGGGAAGACGATATCGCTCTCTATCAGCGCATTCTCCCGTGGGATCATGCCGCCGGCGTGTTGTTCCTGGAGGAAGCGGGTGGCCGCGCCACCCATTGGGACGGCAGCCCGTTCCGCATTGGCAGCCCCGGTGTGGGCGTGCTGGCCGCCGCCAGCCCGGCGCTGTGGGATATTGCCGCCGCCGCGCTTCTCACCCCCGCCACGGGCCTTGCCCGCATGGAAAACGCCGTTTTATGA
- a CDS encoding aldolase/citrate lyase family protein encodes MNLTERRMLDMLKKGRDHYGVVAVKAEFEAEGTRPDELLRLTELVFRADLKLALKIGGCEAVSDLHASRLYGAGYIIGPMVETPYALRKFIEARDTVYGADAAGTEFLFNLETETTLRNLDAMLPLAQGKLDGIVFGRVDFTLSRGLPRNAINQRMITDAVLQVAQACARADFDLVVGGSVALEAAPVLREVRQTRLDRFETRKIVFDGALADTPVFEEGIANAVAFELAWLENKRDYYGTIAGEDMARIRMMQDRCHAAMRPRIVTLSA; translated from the coding sequence ATGAATTTGACCGAACGCCGCATGCTCGACATGCTGAAGAAGGGGCGCGATCATTACGGCGTCGTCGCCGTGAAAGCCGAATTCGAGGCAGAGGGCACACGGCCCGACGAACTGCTCCGCCTGACCGAACTGGTCTTCCGGGCCGATCTCAAGCTGGCGCTCAAGATCGGAGGCTGCGAAGCCGTGTCCGATCTGCATGCCTCACGTCTCTATGGGGCAGGCTATATCATCGGCCCGATGGTGGAAACGCCCTATGCCCTGCGCAAGTTCATCGAAGCCAGGGACACGGTCTATGGCGCGGATGCGGCAGGCACCGAATTCCTGTTCAATCTCGAAACCGAAACCACGCTGCGCAATCTCGATGCGATGCTGCCGCTGGCGCAGGGCAAGCTTGATGGCATCGTGTTCGGCCGCGTCGATTTCACGCTGTCGCGCGGGCTGCCGCGCAACGCCATCAACCAGCGCATGATCACCGATGCGGTGCTGCAAGTGGCGCAAGCCTGCGCCCGCGCCGATTTCGATCTGGTGGTCGGCGGGTCGGTCGCGCTCGAAGCCGCGCCGGTCCTGCGCGAAGTGCGGCAGACCCGGCTGGACCGGTTCGAAACGCGCAAGATCGTGTTCGACGGCGCGCTGGCCGATACCCCAGTGTTCGAGGAAGGCATCGCCAACGCGGTGGCTTTCGAACTGGCCTGGCTGGAGAACAAGCGCGATTACTACGGCACGATCGCCGGTGAGGACATGGCCCGCATCCGCATGATGCAGGATCGCTGCCACGCCGCGATGCGCCCCCGGATCGTGACTTTGTCCGCCTGA
- a CDS encoding M23 family metallopeptidase yields the protein MQDWPGDSAPALPAMRRAEPAAGGAAGESGAAALPRLSSRFGYRAHPILGRRALHAGIDIPADHGTPVQASETGMVTFAGVRGGYGKMVEIDHGQGLRTRYAHLSRIAVGGGTPIARGQIVGLIGSTGRSTGNHLHFEVRVHGRAVDPLGYIGIGGTGRAAGGSSYVFAQAAAPEAPHLSAYARARMEAGQAGGSGL from the coding sequence ATGCAGGACTGGCCGGGCGACAGTGCGCCTGCGCTCCCCGCCATGAGGCGCGCGGAGCCTGCCGCAGGCGGTGCGGCTGGCGAAAGCGGGGCCGCCGCCTTGCCGCGCCTGTCGTCCCGCTTCGGCTATCGCGCTCATCCCATTCTTGGCCGCCGCGCCTTGCATGCGGGGATCGATATCCCCGCCGATCACGGCACACCGGTGCAAGCCTCCGAAACCGGCATGGTGACCTTCGCGGGGGTAAGAGGCGGCTATGGCAAGATGGTGGAGATCGATCACGGGCAGGGGCTGCGGACCCGTTATGCCCATCTGTCGCGGATCGCGGTGGGTGGCGGCACACCGATTGCGCGCGGACAGATCGTCGGCCTGATCGGATCGACTGGGCGTTCCACCGGCAACCATCTCCATTTCGAAGTGCGGGTGCATGGGCGGGCAGTCGATCCGCTCGGCTATATCGGCATCGGCGGCACGGGCCGCGCGGCAGGCGGTTCATCCTATGTTTTCGCCCAGGCCGCCGCGCCGGAAGCGCCACACCTGTCGGCCTATGCCCGCGCCCGGATGGAAGCAGGACAAGCGGGTGGAAGCGGGCTATGA
- a CDS encoding sigma-70 family RNA polymerase sigma factor, with the protein MNQEEQVQGLQLVLLNERGRLLRFLAARGAGDEAEDVLQDLWQRVAATPAQPIAEPLSYLFRAAENMMRDRRRSNVSRERRQHAWHEAGPTAQEQPSGERALIARQNLREVDRVLAALGPRVDRVFRRYRVDGVGQAAIAGELGISLSSVEKDLQKAYRALAELKERLDAE; encoded by the coding sequence ATGAATCAGGAGGAACAGGTTCAGGGCTTGCAGCTTGTGCTGCTGAACGAACGCGGGCGCCTGCTGCGGTTCCTCGCTGCGCGCGGGGCCGGAGACGAGGCCGAGGATGTGTTGCAGGACCTGTGGCAGCGCGTGGCCGCCACGCCCGCGCAGCCGATCGCGGAGCCGCTGTCCTATCTGTTCCGCGCGGCGGAAAACATGATGCGCGACAGGCGCCGTTCCAACGTCAGCCGCGAACGGCGCCAGCATGCCTGGCACGAAGCCGGGCCCACCGCGCAGGAACAGCCATCGGGCGAACGGGCGCTGATCGCCCGGCAGAACCTGCGCGAAGTGGACAGGGTGCTGGCCGCGCTGGGTCCGCGGGTGGACCGGGTGTTCCGCCGCTATCGCGTGGATGGTGTCGGGCAGGCGGCGATCGCGGGTGAACTGGGGATCAGCCTCAGTTCGGTGGAGAAGGATCTGCAGAAGGCCTATCGGGCGCTGGCGGAACTGAAGGAAAGACTGGATGCGGAATAG